In the Camarhynchus parvulus chromosome 25, STF_HiC, whole genome shotgun sequence genome, AGGCAAGGCACAGGACAGGGTGCCCCCTGGAACAAGCCCACAAAAAGCCCTTTCCACAAGATTTCTTCACCCCAGCCCCAACTCACCGCTGTGCATTTGCATCCTCAACTCCTGAgaggcccagggcagggctgaccaggctgctccagagcctgctgggGTTCCTGGCATCCAGGGCTTGGTTAACCAGTGCCACAGCTGAGAGCATCTCCACAGCCACAAACAACTCCTCCTGTGCCAACTcgccctgcacagagcaggcagagacACTGAACCCCCAcaaacctcctcctcctccaggcccAGCTtccccaggggagcagcagcaaaggaagcACCCCAGACCCAGCAAGGGACACCCCACCCACTGTCAAGGGCACATTCCTGAGGTGTCTCACCCGTgggtgctggctctgcagcagggccagctgctgctggtacaggggggcagcaggggcgTGCACAtcaggcagctgggctgcaggatccAGCAGAGCTTCCAAGGTTTTGGCTGGCATCCCTTGGCGGACAGCAGCGTTGATCCGGCCaacagcctgcagcactgagggacacacagggggctggcacagggggctggcacaggggggctgtgccctgtctcagggccaggctgccagcatgcccagcagctcctgcgcAGCAGAACCTGCAATATGAGTTCACCCAGGCACTCACTGGCTCGCTCCTTCTCGTCCCTCCGGTTTGCTGTGAGGATCCCTGCCtgcacctcctcctgctccagcagctccaggtagCCCAGCTCCTGCAACAGGCAGAGAGGGCTGTCAGGTCTCACAGCTCACCATGCTTGTGCTGACAGAGCAGCCATGCTCAGACCCCTGGCAGAAAGCTGCCAACTCCCCCTCCCTCTTCCTGGGGAGCACGGGCTgccccccagcaccagcaccctgcaccccaggctcctgccagcccctaCCAGTGCCTTCTCCTCCCTGTCcgtgctgagctgctccaggtaGAGCTCGAGGTTGTCACGCTGGACGCAGcgcagggccaggctggggtcCTGCAGTGCACAGTGCAGTGCCAGCACATCCTGTCTCTCCAGGGCATTGTCCACCTCTTCCAGAGCTCCACGCACTACAAGAGGCCAGTTCACCCCAGAGGTGAGCAGGTAAAtcaccccacagctccagggagcaaAGGCAGCTATGGCTAAAGCCTGCATAACCATCACTTTAATTTCTCCTTGGAAATGCACAGCCAGCCCTTCTTCCCACTAGGTCTGAGGCTGGCCTGAGCAGACTCCTTTCTGCTATGCCCATCACTCTCCCCATGCCCAGGGCTACCATGGTCCCACCATAAGCCCTGGAGAACCCCCAGAGGGAAGGCCCAGCTTTGCTCACCATTCACTTTGTTGACGTTCCCTTGGATTTCAGCCTGGGTCAGACACCAGTCATAGACATCCTCTCCTTCAGGAATCATCTGTGGGCACTGGACAGGGAGTCCCCAGCTTGAGCTTCCTGCCCAAGCACACCCCACCATGCACAGTGGGGTCCCCTGCAGATGCCTGGGCTCATTTCCCAACCCCAACCCCTGGGTGAacttgtcacagacatgttttatgaaaaatcctttctttaagatttttctcttaagaagctgagaggcctcaggaacaaaatgtaaacaatggttatctgctgctgtggaaagcaaCAGGgggatctgtgattggtctcatgtggttgtttctaattaatggccaatcacagcccagctggctcgaACTatctgtccgagacacaagcttttgttattttttccttctttttctattcttagctagccttctgatgaaatcctttcttctattcttttagtatagttttaatataatatatatcataaaatcataaatcaagccttctgaaacatggagtcagatcctcatctcttccctcatcctcagacccctgtgagcactgtCACACGAACCAGCCCCCAAAGAGGAAACATCTCCTGCTGAGATGAttctgctcagcaccagggcTCCCAGGCCGTGTTTCAGCCAGCAAGCCCCGTATGGTCTCTGGCCAAGGGACCCCTCCACCTCCCCGTTAGCAaaggggctgctcctctcccatcccccccagagccccctgtgccctcctCACTCACCCTGTTTCTAGCActgctgcccttctccagcTTGGCCTGGTGCAGCACCTCCTGGTAGgcacctgccagctcctggcgCAGTCCCACCAGCATGGCGTGGGGGTTCTGCAGGGTCTCCATGGTCTGGGCCACCACTCCTCGCTCCACCGCCTCGTTGATGGCCAGCACGGCAGCGTGGACTGCAGgtgaggcagggagggacacagagggtgagatgggacacagaggggcaggagggaccaTCTGCTTTATCCCTGCATGCAGTGGGACATGACATTGCACGGGTGATGGTGGGAACCCACCCTGTTCAGAAGGCCAGCTGGagttcccagcagctgggaagtcTCACAGCAACCCAGGGAATGCAgaagcccagctgctgctgcctagCAATGGCTGTGCCAGAACCTGCAGCCTTGTGCCAGGCTCAAAGAGAACAACCAGGTGCCTCCCACTGCATCCCAGACCACCATCACCTCCCAGGGCACCCCCTCCCAGTTTGCTGGCCCCAAATTTGGCATTTGGTTGTCACcgtcacattttctggaaaaatccccttgcccaggagtcttctcctgggaagctgagaagcctcagagaaaaaggaaaacaatattatctcatttgcttctcccgtGTTTTGCTGTTtaggaatgtgtttggagattgtttatccaacaggtggttgtttcattgctttaatgtgaattgttttgactcaatAACCAATTAAGGTCAAGCTGTGTCAGaactctggaaggagtcatgagttttcattattatcttttagccttctgtaagtatcctttctgtattctttagtgtagtttagtatagtattctttaatataatatagatcataaaatacTAAATTAGCCTTTTaagaacacggagtcagattcatcattccttcctttgtctggaaaccccacaaatacaagaTTTGGTAGCTGAGCCAAAATCCTGCTACAGActgacacccagccctgctccccaccaggCACCCATCACCTGCTGCTTCATCCACTGAGAGCTCGTTGGCCAAAATGCCTCCAATCTTGCTGaaggcaggcagctgcagcccataCTTCTCCAGCTCCCGCTTCATGTTGTTGATCTCctcctctggagcagagcagaggcagcactgctcagcaccagccccatAGCCCAGTactggagcaggggcagccagcagagcccccacTCCCCTGCCAGACCAAGAGGGGTGCAGAAAACCCCCACACTGGGGTGAGCATCCCTGAGACAGCTTTGGCAAAATGCATCCAAGGCTTTCACTCCACGGGACCCCAGAGCATTGGTGGCAAACCCCCCTTGGTAAGTCCCAGCCCAGGTCTCCCTGCACATACCTGTGAAGTTCACTTTCCCATACAAGTCCTGGATCGGAGGAGCCAGCCCCAGCTTGAAGAGGTAGAAGCTGAAATACAAATCCACACGGTGACATcacctccttccccctcctgaCGCCTCTGTGTCACCCAAGGCTGACAGGTGACACCACCAAAGGGCTCATGAGCATGAACACATTGCAtgagagccagcccagggcacccaCCTGAGTGCGTGGATGCAATAGACCACCCGGGGCATGTTCTTCTTGTCATAGATGTCAGTGGTCTCTGGGTGGAAGATCTGCCACCAAGACAGAGACACATCAGGGGGCAATGGCAGCGAGATGGTCCCCAGGGTTGGCTGGTGTCAAAGAGTGGGGGGCAAAGACAAAGCCCCCCTGCCATACCAGCACCCCCCCAGTAGTGCCACAAGGCAAAGGCCAGCGTGCCCCttggctggggagagcagaggggaggTGTTACCGAGGGAAGCCCCACGTGGCTCATGGCATCACGCCAGTGGTTGATGTTATCCGTGTGCCGAAAGTGCAGCCCAGCTGTCTGGAAGAGAGGAGCTGAGGTCAGGCTGAACCCCActttctccatccctggggtCCCCCTTGCCCCCAGAGCAACCCAGCCAAGGCAGGAGGTCAAAGACAGAGGCAATGCCTGTGATCCCCAGCTCAGGGACCCCGTTGCAGAACAGAGCAGTCCCTCAGTGACTGCTGTCAGCGAGTCCCTCCTCACTCTGCACTCACCAGCAAGGGAAAGGGTTGGGGCTACACCCTAAGGGGTACTACACCTTCCTCTGGTGCCACAGCCTTACCTTGTACCGTGTCTGTTCAGGGTCGTAGATCTTCTTcagtgggacagcagcaggggcaaAGCAGTGGCCCAGCTTGGCCAGGAGGACCCCGTTGCGCAGGGTCTCCTCCAGCTCCGTGGGCGggggcagctcctcacccaGACAGGCTTCCAtccagctggcagggcagggacagggcacatcACAAACCTCCAGAGAAAAGCACCCAAAGGACATTCCCctcccagccacattccaaTAAATCCTCCCTGACAGAGGAGCTCAGCCCTCAGGCTTTTGCTGCTGGGTGGTTTTCAGTTTGGGTGGAGGGCTGAGTGtccccccacaaaaaacaccAGCCCCCAGCCAGCTTTGAGGAGCCACAAAGCCACAGGATCCAAGGAGCATTCTGCAGCACTATAGGCATTCCCCACACactcctcctgtccctccccttaccaccccttttccccccaaatgtGAGCTCGAGAATCTCCCCAAGTGCAGCCCCACCGCTTGGCTTCCTCCAGGTGACACAGGTACTGGTAGGCAACGTTCTGCCTCCTCTGTTCGTCCATCTCATCGGCAGTCGGGCGCTCACCTGGGCAGAAAGGAGGTCTCCCATCAGAGCCCCCTGCTCAGGGAGGCTTTTTGAAGCCCCCATGGGCACTGAAACTAAGATTTGGGAAAAGGAGCCAGGCTTTGGGTGCAGTAGCCTCCCACAGCCGTCGTGGGAGCGGCACCAACGTCACAGTTCCTGGCCCTTCTGGCAGTGGAAGGAAAGTTTccaatttccctttttcccaaaTAACGGCCAtcagagctggcactggagTGGGGGAGGGCACAGAGCAAGCATCGGGGGAGGAGGTGGGGAGCACAGCTACAGGTTTGGGGTCCTTCtaccctgctgctggtgctggaggcaCCCACAACTTCTGGGGGACACCCAGGTGCCTCCCAACAAACCATCCCTCAAAACATGTCCCCTCCAGTTTGTCCCCAGGGGCCTGGCACCTTGCCACTACCCACATGCAGGCCTGCCTGTTCCCCCTCAACCCCCTGCACCCCTAaatccagctgctcccccatcctcctgcacagccagagtTCCTGTGCCCATGAGCACCCCACACCTGTCCCCTCACATTCCCCTGCCCCCCACCTTACCTGTCCCCCTCACactcccctgcaccccaaatctgTCTGTtcccccatcccctgctcccccagccctaCCTGTCCCCTCACactcccctgcaccccaaatctgTCTGTtcccccatcccctgctcccccagccctaCCTGTCCCCTCACACTCCCCTGCACCCCAGACCTGTCTGTTCTCCCATCCCTTGCCCCCCCAGCCTTACCTGTGCTCACAATGCCCCGCCCCCCAGCCTTACCTGTCCACACACTCTCCTGCCTCCCCCCCAGCCTTACCTGTCCACACACTCTCCTGCCTCCCCCCCAGCCTTACCTGTCCACACATTCTCCTGCCTCCCCCCCAGCCTTACCTGTCCTCCCCCAGCTGGCTGCACCCCAGACTTGTCCCCCTCCCGTCCCCTGCACCCCGGACATTCCTGCTCCCTTCATCTTCCTGCCCCCAGCCGTGCCCGCAGCCCGCCGGTGCCGGTCACTCAcagcgccccggccccgctccctccATGGCCGCGGTGGCTCCTGTGGCTCCGCCCGAGGTTTGAATCTCCCGCCGCCCACGTGGCTCCGCGCGGGGGCTGCCGGGCAGCGGGACACCGGGACGGTGGGACGTACGGACAgcggggcaccgggaccccgAGCCCCGGGACAgcgggacaccgggacaccaGTGAACGGCGGCACTGGGACCCCGGGACCCCGAACCCCGGGAAAGCGGGACATCGGGACACCGTGGGGGAGAGCGTGGGACACACActggggagctcagggagcaCTGGGGCATCGGAACATCTGGACACCAGGGAATGGCGGCACTGGGACCCCGGGACACCGAGACAGCAGGGCACGGTGACACCGGGACCCCGAACCCCGGGAAAGCGGGACAGGGGACTGCGGAACCCCGGGAAAGGGCACTGGGACCCCGGGACAGAGGGGCACCAGGACACCggtgtcaccctgatttttttaacattttctaagccttctgatatttacattcttgtaaggaactttctcacacactttctgtaaataacttattgtttgcattcttttatggaggaggagaaatttgatggactgttggtttgtccagtgtcattggagaggtggcaatgtcaccctccaatccactgtcacttttggaaatctataaatgttggagtcaggaATTTAAAACTCCCTTTTTGCCTTGAAAAGAGAAGCGTGTCTGCGTCCTGTTATTTTATGTCCTATGGTGACACACCAGGACCCCAGGACATCGGGGAGTGGCGGCTGTCTCGGTCAGTCGCAGaattttgttatcattctttttctattcttagctagctttctgatgaaatctttcttctattattttactatagttttaatataatatatatatcataaaataataaatcaagccttctgaaacatggagtcaacattcttgtctcttccctgctcttgggacccctgtgaacaccaccacagtccACCACACAGTtttcccatccatccatccctcacAGGGCTCACACTGGTGAGTTGCACGGAGTTGCCATGGCACTGCACACCACCCTGGTGACAGGGCTGAAACTGGAGCCAGCGGGGCCATTGTGGGATGTGCTTTCCCAGGAACAGGCCTGGCTTtgtcccagcctgtgccaccgCCTGCCACGCTCCTGTCTCAGAACCTGCCCGTCCATCACCAGGAGGCTGTGACCTGCTCCAGGCACCTTTCCAGGCAGCCCAAGCTCAGAGGTGCCTCAGAcatcctccatccctgcagcagagccctggttTGTGGCAGCAATGTGGGGATGCCTCgtctctctgctccctgctctcagcaccCTTTGCACCTGAGGAGCAAACAGTAAGTATGTGCAACCCATTATTCTACCACCCAAAAAAGCACCCCAGCAACACCCACTCCATGCTGTGgtgtccctcctcctcccctagtgacctctttcttctttcctctctcgTGGCCACCAAGGCTTGTGGGGTCCTCCATGGAAagacctttttctttcctggaacTTAATAGCAAAGGCTACAAGAATCCctaattttcataaataatataaaataatccTGCTTGTTAGAAGAGCTTGCTGGCTGGACCATGCTGGCTTGGCTGCCTAAGCACCTCCCTGTCTTGCAGGcaggctgctgcccctgcccatggatttggaagaggctgctgagctgggagcgCAGCCCACCACCCCCACAcacccctctgccccctctgcccccacaCACCCTAcagtcccctctgtccccacagcccccataCACCCCACtgccccctctgtcccctctgccccctcttcccccacacaccccactgccccctctgcccccacaCACCCTACTGCCCCCACAcacccctctgccccctctTCCCTCACACACCCCACTGCCCCCACACACCCTAcagtcccctctgtccccacagcccccataCACCCCACTgccccctctgtccctctgtccccacagcccccacacacacccctctgccccctctgaCCCCACACACCCCAtagtccccacagcccccacacACCCCTCTTCCCCCACACACCCCActgccccctctgccccctctgccccTACCCTCACCACCACCCCCGCAGCCCCCACCAGCTGCAAGAAGAgccagaagaagaagaagaaggctgaggccagggcagcagctcaggagggaggGGATGAGGCGGCAGCGCGGGTGGGTGCGATCGAGGGCCTCACACGGGCCGGACACCGGGCGCTGGCCCTGGGCGCCGGGCGGGAGGCAGTGGGGTGCTTTAGGAaagccctgctcctctccagggaCACAGTGAGCCCCCAGCTCCACAGGGCTTGTGCCTTCAACCTGGGAGCTGCCTACGTGGAGACTGGGAAGCCCAGAAAGGGCTTTGAGTTCCTTCTCCAGTCCCAGCCCTCAGAGGCGGAGAGCGGGGACCACCCGGGGAGCCTTTACTTCAGCGTCGGGGCGGCTCACGAAGGGCTCCAGGATTTTCCAAAGGCTCTGGAGTGTTTTGAGGAAGTCTCCGGGCACGCCggtgctgctcaggctggcagCCGAGCGGGGACCTGCGTGCAGATGGGCTGCTGCTACCTGGGCATGCGGGAGCCGGCGCGGGCCGCGCGGTGTTTCCTGGACGCGGCGCAGGCCTACGCGGCGGCGGAgagccccggggccgcggccgTGGCTCTGAGCAGGGCGAGTGGCTCCATGCTGCAGAGCCGGCGGTTCCGGGCCGCGGACATCGCCGGCGTCCTCGCCCGGTGCCGCTCGCTCTGCGAGTCCATCCCCGACCCGGCCCTGCGAGGTAAGGCCGCGCCCTCCCCTCTCAGGGCCCTGCGGGGCAGGTCCCACgcctgcttttcctctctgccctcaGGGAAACTCTACAACGACATCGGCCTCGGCTACTCGCAGCTGCGCGTCTTCTCCCTGGCTGCCGAGAGCTTCGAGCGGGCGCTGGGGCTGTGCGGTGGGGAGCGGGACCGGCAGCGGGAGGCGGCGCTGCTGCAGAACCTGGGCGCTGCCCTCAACGCCCTGCGCAGCTTCGGCACCGCGCTGGGCTGGCACCGGCGTGCGGCCGCGCTGCACGGTACCTCACACACGGTACCTCAAGACACCGGTACGCACACTGACCTCACGGTACCTCACACACCGGTACCTGGTACCCCACACCGTACTACTCACACACCTCGGTACCCCACCGGTACCTCACACACACCGGTACCTCACACCGATACCCCACACCAGTACCTGGCACTGGTACCTCACACCCGTACTGCACACCAGCACCCGGTGCCGGTACCCCACACCGGTACCACACACTGGTACCACAGACCTGTACCTCACACCACTATCTCACACCTGTACCTCACACTGGTACCCCACACTGGTACCTCACACCTGTACCTCACACCGGTACCCCACACCGGTACCCCAGTACTCACACCGGTACCCCACACTGGTACCTCACACCTGTACCTCACACCTGTACCTCACACCGGTACTCCAGTACCTCACACCAGTACCCCACACCGGTACCCCACACCAGTACCCCACACCGTACGTCACACTGGTACCTCACACCTGTACCCCACACCTGTACCTCACACCGGTACTCCAATACCCCACCCCAGTACCCCacactgccatccctgcccctggctgggCCGCATGGCCCAGCTCAGCACGGAGCCCCATGTTCCCAATTGCAGGTGCTCTGGGGAACCGCAGGGCTCAGGGGCAGAGCTTTGGGAACCTGGCGTTCGCCTGCAGCCAGCTCGGGAAGCACGGGGATGCTGCCGAGAGCTACCTGCACGCCCTGCAAGCCTTCAGGGACTCGGGTGAGGGGGGGCACATCCCGCAGCCCAGCGGGCTCAGGCTGGGTAACGCTGCCTGCCAGGGATCTCGgctgagcagtgcaggcacCAACGCAGCCCTTTGCCTCCCAGGGGACTTGCAGGGGCAGTGGCAAGcgtgtgaggggctgggggcagcatGCTTGCAGCTCGGAGACCCCCAGAAAGCCATCGGGCACTATCAGGAGGCCCTGGTTTTGCTTTCCCACTGTCAGGTAAGGCATGATGGGGCACTGGCCTCAGCCCAGGGGCGCACCCACTTAGCCCATCACACATATGGGTTCTCTCCaccacaggacagccccagagctgcccacaaACGGGTGGTGCACAAGCTCACAGATGCCATCCAGCACCGACTCCACCTCAGCCACCTCTCCtaccagcagagctgggcacccaACCCAGGCCTGGTGAGCATCACCCAGGGCATGGCACACTCTGGAGGGCTGGGAACTGGGACCCCAGTAGGGCTTTGCTGGGCAGATTAACACATGTTAATCCCATCAGGAGCCCAGCCAGCTGCGGTTTTGCTCCACACTGCCCCGTGCCAGTaggacacagctccagggaaaagAGGTGTGAGTAGCAAAGCTGCCAccccctctctccttcctctggaaTGAGTTTCCAGATGAAACAGGAGACAAGGCTTCCTTCACTCCATGTCCTTCAGGGGGAAAGCCCAGGCTGAGGACAAGCTGTATTGGTGTACACCAGGAGCACAACCCAGGTATTCAGGTGAGAGGCTGCAAACTAAACATGGGGTTGAGCCATCAGGCAATTCCTGGTGGAGCTGAGTCTTTGGCACAGTCTGATCCTGTGCTCTTGCCTGTTTGTCCTGGAGGCACAAGAGTGGCCCTGACTGAAGGTCTCACACTGGAGCCTTGCAACCCAAGTGGCCTCCTGGGCACCTCTggggaggatgatgatgatcccagctcagctccagggtATCACAGTGAGCCCCAGGCTAGCAGGTCAGTGGGCAAGGGGGAGGCACCTCAGTACAGCCCCTGGCACTCAAATACCTCTGCAGCACAAGGGACCTCTCCTGTTTAATGGTGAAAACCCAGAGTTTTTTGAAGATACATAATTCTGGGAGTGCATTTGGGAACATTCCAGCTGGATCCTAGGGAGGGTCCAGCCACGATGTGACAGGGGAGCTGTCCAGAAGCCCCACACAAGGCTCACTTGTCTCTCAGCACAAGGACCACCAGCCCCCTGTCCCCGGCCAAGCTGCCCCATGCCAGCCTCCAGCCCCGTAAGTACCACAGACAACCAGAACATGGCTTCTGCAGTGAGCCCAGGCCTGAGGGTCTCACACCGCATCCCACAGGgcaccaaaaccaccaaaacctcCATCCGAGGCCTCCGCAGAGGTAGGTAATGCCTTGGGGGAGTGGGCAAGGGAAGTTTGGGCTCCAGAGTGTCCTCTGAGGGGAGGGTTCACAAGTGGAGACTCCAGCAGGGCTTCTTTCTTGGAATGGACATGACCCCAAGCCAAAAGTCACAGGGGCTGGGGATTTTGGTGCCTCATAGCCAACACCAAAACCATGCCCTATAGATGGGGCAGCAGATCTAAGGGTGCTTTCCAGTCCCCTGGTATGAACTTCTTGCCCATTCCTGCCTCCCAGTGCTTAAAGAGGCTCCAACACAGCTAGAGAGGGGGAGTTTGGACAAGGGCCtgaagggacaggacaaggggcaatggcttcccagtgccagagggcagggttagatgggatattgggaaggaattc is a window encoding:
- the TTC24 gene encoding tetratricopeptide repeat protein 24 — encoded protein: MALHTTLVTGLKLEPAGPLAAAQEGGDEAAARVGAIEGLTRAGHRALALGAGREAVGCFRKALLLSRDTVSPQLHRACAFNLGAAYVETGKPRKGFEFLLQSQPSEAESGDHPGSLYFSVGAAHEGLQDFPKALECFEEVSGHAGAAQAGSRAGTCVQMGCCYLGMREPARAARCFLDAAQAYAAAESPGAAAVALSRASGSMLQSRRFRAADIAGVLARCRSLCESIPDPALRGKLYNDIGLGYSQLRVFSLAAESFERALGLCGGERDRQREAALLQNLGAALNALRSFGTALGWHRRAAALHGALGNRRAQGQSFGNLAFACSQLGKHGDAAESYLHALQAFRDSGDLQGQWQACEGLGAACLQLGDPQKAIGHYQEALVLLSHCQDSPRAAHKRVVHKLTDAIQHRLHLSHLSYQQSWAPNPGLEPSQLRFCSTLPRASRTQLQGKEV